TCAAGCTGCATTTTTTCGATTTCCAACGCGCGCTTATCTTTCTCTAAACCGTCACGCGTAAAGACCTGAACGTCGATAACCGTGCCTTTAGTGCTCGTTGGAACACGCAGCGAGGTATCTTTTACATCCGAAGCCTTTTCACCAAAGATAGCTCGCAATAGCTTTTCTTCTGGCGTTAATTGAGTCTCACCTTTAGGCGTAACTTTACCAACCAGAATATCTCCGGGGCCCACTTCAGCACCGATATAAACTATGCCAGACTCATCCAAGTTAGCTAATGCACCTTCACCAACATTGGGGATGTCAGACGAAATTTCCTCTGGCCCCAATTTAGTGTCGCGAGCAATACACGTTAACTCTTGGATATGAATAGTCGTAAAACGATCTTCCTTTACAACACGCTCAGACACCAAAATAGAGTCTTCGAAGTTGTAACCGTTCCAAGGCATAAACGCGATACGCATGTTTTGGCCAAGCGCAAGCTCACCCAAATCAACAGACGGACCATCAGCCAGAATATCACCACGAACAACGTCATGACCTTCGCTGACTATCGGACGCTGGTTGATACAGGTGTTCTGGTTAGAACGTGTGTATTTGGTGAGGTTATAAATATCAACAGGAGGCTGACCAGGCTGAACTTCATCGTTATTAACACGAACAACAATGCGCGACGAGTCCACACTATCAATCACACCACCGCGACGAGCAACAACACAAACCCCTGAGTCAGAAGCTACGTAACGCTCAAAGCCTGTACCAACTAAAGGCTTGTCGGCTTTTAGCGTTGGCACAGCCTGACGCTGCATGTTCGAGCCCATCAGTGCCCGGTTAGCGTCATCGTGCTCTAAGAATGGAATTAAAGATGCCGCCACCGAAACAACCTGCTTGGGCGAAACGTCCATGTAGGTTACTTTTTCCGGGGGCATTACGGTGAATTCGTTCATGTGACGAACCGCAACCATTTCGTCGGTTAGCTCACCTTTGTCATTCATTGCAGCCGATGCCTGAGCAATAACCTCTTCTGCTTCATTAATTGCAGATAAGTACTCAATATCATCGCTTACTTGGCCATCCAATACCTTGCGGTAAGGGCTTTCTAAAAAGCCATACTCATTGGTGCGCGCATAGGTCGCCAATGAGTTAATCAAACCAATGTTTGGCCCTTCCGGCGTTTCAATAGGACAAACGCGGCCATAGTGTGTTGGGTGAACGTCACGAACCTCAAAACCAGCTCGCTCTCGGGTCAAACCGCCGGGCCCAAGCGCAGAAACACGACGCTTGTGCGTGATTTCAGACAGCGGATTATTTTGATCCATAAACTGAGAAAGCTGTGAAGAGCCAAAGAACTCTTTCACCGCAGCCGCAACAGGTTTCGCATTGATTAAGTCCTGCGGCATCAGGCCTTCGCTCTCGGCCATTGAGAGACGCTCTTTTACTGCGCGCTCAACGCGAACCAAACCAACACGGAATTGGTTTTCAGCCATTTCACCAACCGAACGAATACGACGGTTACCTAGGTGATCGATATCATCAACAATACCTTTACCGTTACGAATGCCAACCAGCATCTTCATAACCGCAACAATATCACTTTGATCTAATGTGCCTGAGCCCAAAATTTCTTCGCGGCCAATACGGCGGTTAAACTTCATCCGACCCACGGTCGACAAGTCATAACGCTCAGCAGAGAAGAATAGATTTTGGAATAGGTTTTCAGCAGACTCTTTAGTCGGCGGCTCACCCGGGCGCATCATTCGGTAAATTTCGACCAACGCTTCAAGCTGACTATTAGTTGGGTCGGCACGTAAAGTATCACTAATGTAAGGACCGCAATCCAATTCATTGGTGTACAGTGTGTCAATTTCTTCGACACCAGCCTCTTCCAATGTGGTGAGTATTTCCGCTGTAATTTCAGTATTACATGGGAATAAAACCTCACCCGTTGACTTATCGATAATATCCTTAGCCAACGCACGACCAACAAGATACTCAACAGGTACTTCAAGCTCGGTAAGATTTGCCTTTTCGATCTGACGAATATGCCGTGCAGTAATACGCCGACCAGTCTCTACGATAATTTCGCCATTTTTAGCGCAAATATCAAACGTAGCCACCTCACCCCGTAAACGCTCAGGGATCAATTCAATGGTGAAGCCGCCTTTTTCCGCCACTTTAAACGTGTTTACGTCGTAAAAAAGGTCGAGTATCTCTTCAGCAACCATGCCCAGTGCACGCAACAAAATCGTTGCCGGTAATTTACGACGACGGTCAATACGAACAAAAACTTGGTCTTTAGGATCGAATTCAAAATCCAACCATGAACCACGGTATGGAATAACCCGAGCGGAGTATAAGAGCTTACCCGAAGAGTGGGTTTTACCACGATCATGATCAAAGAAAACACCCGGTGACCGGTGTAACTGAGACACGATTACTCGCTCAGTACCATTGATAACAAATGTACCGTTTTCCGTCATCAGGGGGATTTCCCCCATATAGACTTCCTGCTCTTTTATATCTTTAATGCTTTTATTAGCCGATTCACGATCATAAATAATCAAGCGAACCTTAACCCGCAACGGCACCGAATAGGTTACCCCGCGTAATTGGCACTCATTCACATCAAATGCCGGTAAACCAAGTACGTAATCGACGTACTCAAGCGCAGCATTCCCAGAGTAACTAACAATTGGGAATATAGATTTAAAGGCGGCATGCAAACCGTGCTCGCCGCGCTCAGCAGCAGGAATACCTTGCTGCGTAAACTTCTTGTAGGAATCCAGCTGAATCGCAAGGAGATAAGGCACGTCCATGACGTGCGGCATCTTGCCAAAATCCTTGCGGATACGTTTTTTCTCAGTGTATGAGTAAGCCATCAGTACTCCTCAGCATCATCTCTTGACCTCGCCACGACCGGCGACGACGTCGTTAGTGCGACAGTTCATCTGTCGCTGGTCAGACCCGTTTGGGCTCCGACTGTAATTTCTCAAACAACAAAAGGCCGGCGGGATTTAACCCACCAGCCTCGCTTGAGATTGACCTGCAAGCAGGTCAACAAGCAACTTACTTAAGCTCGACGCTTGCGCCAGCTTCTTCAAGTGCTGTTTTAGCAGCTTCTGCATCAGCCTTAGAAGCAGCTTCTTTAATAGTAGATGGTGCGCCATCAACCATTTCTTTAGCTTCTTTCAAGCCTAAGCCAGTGATCGTACGTACTGCTTTGATCACGTTTACTTTCTTCTCGCCAGCGCCAGTCAGAACAACGTCAAACTCAGTTTGTTCTTCAGCAGCAGCGCCGCCTTCAACAGCGGCAGCTGGTGCTGCAGCAACTGCAGCGGCTGCAGTAACGCCAAACTTCTCTTCCATCGCTTCGATTAGACCAACTACGTCCATAACGCTCATTTCAGCGATTGCATTCAAAATGTCTTCTTGTGACAGAGCCATGTAAAACTCCCTACTGTGTCAATTACTAAATAAATTTAACGCCGCTTACGCAGCTTCTTTCTGCTCGCGAACAGCAGCTAATGTACGAACCAATTTTCCTGGGACTTCGTTCATTGTACGTACCAGTTTGGTTGCCGGTGCTAACATAACGCTCATCAACATAGATAGCGCTTGGTCGCGGGTCGGCAGCTTAGCCAATACATCCAACTGATCTGCACCCATCAATTGGCCACTAACCGCAAGTGCTTTCACTTCAAACTTCGCATTTTCTTTCGCGAAATCTTTGAAGATACGAGCCGCCGCACCGGGATCTTCCATCGAAAAAGCTAACAGAGAAGGACCTTTAAAGGCCTCTTCTGCGCATTCGAAGTCAGTTCCTTTCAACGCGATTTTAGCCAAAGTATTACGCACTACTCGTACGTTCACTTGGGACTCTCGCGCCAATTTGCGAAGCTCTGTCATTTGGCCAACTGTACACCCGCGGGCGTCAGCAACAACCAATGACAATGCACTAGCGGCAGTCTCGTTAACGTCAGCTACAATCGCTTTTTTGTCGTCGAGTCTTAATGCCACTTGGATAACTCCTGGATTTGTCAGTTAATTACCGTAGACTTTAAATACTAGCTTCAAAGTCGTTTGCTGGTGAACAAATCCAATCCACCATCTGCGTAGGCCGGTGCCGGTAACGTTGACAAGTCAACACACCTATTAAGGGTTCAGGTTTAAATAACCCAATCCCACCTACGGTCTTTGATGGTCTCTGTCTTTTGACACAGTAGGTCAGCTGTCAAAGACCACAAAGCCAGAAAGCACCCTTCGAAAAAGGCGCTTTATTCTGAGCGCATAACGCTCAAAAATTATTTTGACGCTAGGCTAGCCTGATCGATAACAATACCAGGACCCATTGTCGAAGAAAGCGTAACCTTCTTCATATAGACGCCTTTAGCTGATGATGGCTTCGCTTTACGCAAATCCCCCAACAAGGCTTCTAAGTTTTCTTTTAACACGCCAGCTTCGAAAGAGATTGTTCCAATCGCGCCATGGATAATGCC
This region of Zhongshania aliphaticivorans genomic DNA includes:
- the rplL gene encoding 50S ribosomal protein L7/L12 encodes the protein MALSQEDILNAIAEMSVMDVVGLIEAMEEKFGVTAAAAVAAAPAAAVEGGAAAEEQTEFDVVLTGAGEKKVNVIKAVRTITGLGLKEAKEMVDGAPSTIKEAASKADAEAAKTALEEAGASVELK
- the rpoB gene encoding DNA-directed RNA polymerase subunit beta; translated protein: MAYSYTEKKRIRKDFGKMPHVMDVPYLLAIQLDSYKKFTQQGIPAAERGEHGLHAAFKSIFPIVSYSGNAALEYVDYVLGLPAFDVNECQLRGVTYSVPLRVKVRLIIYDRESANKSIKDIKEQEVYMGEIPLMTENGTFVINGTERVIVSQLHRSPGVFFDHDRGKTHSSGKLLYSARVIPYRGSWLDFEFDPKDQVFVRIDRRRKLPATILLRALGMVAEEILDLFYDVNTFKVAEKGGFTIELIPERLRGEVATFDICAKNGEIIVETGRRITARHIRQIEKANLTELEVPVEYLVGRALAKDIIDKSTGEVLFPCNTEITAEILTTLEEAGVEEIDTLYTNELDCGPYISDTLRADPTNSQLEALVEIYRMMRPGEPPTKESAENLFQNLFFSAERYDLSTVGRMKFNRRIGREEILGSGTLDQSDIVAVMKMLVGIRNGKGIVDDIDHLGNRRIRSVGEMAENQFRVGLVRVERAVKERLSMAESEGLMPQDLINAKPVAAAVKEFFGSSQLSQFMDQNNPLSEITHKRRVSALGPGGLTRERAGFEVRDVHPTHYGRVCPIETPEGPNIGLINSLATYARTNEYGFLESPYRKVLDGQVSDDIEYLSAINEAEEVIAQASAAMNDKGELTDEMVAVRHMNEFTVMPPEKVTYMDVSPKQVVSVAASLIPFLEHDDANRALMGSNMQRQAVPTLKADKPLVGTGFERYVASDSGVCVVARRGGVIDSVDSSRIVVRVNNDEVQPGQPPVDIYNLTKYTRSNQNTCINQRPIVSEGHDVVRGDILADGPSVDLGELALGQNMRIAFMPWNGYNFEDSILVSERVVKEDRFTTIHIQELTCIARDTKLGPEEISSDIPNVGEGALANLDESGIVYIGAEVGPGDILVGKVTPKGETQLTPEEKLLRAIFGEKASDVKDTSLRVPTSTKGTVIDVQVFTRDGLEKDKRALEIEKMQLDQFRKDLNEEYRIVEEATFVRLESALVGQSILSGPGMKKGDELSVDALQELKKDDWFKLRMAEEPLNAALEDADKQLVEHRKTLEERFEDKKRKLTTGDDLAPGVLKIVKVYLAIKRRIQPGDKMAGRHGNKGVISVIMPIEDMPFDETGEPVDIVLNPLGVPSRMNVGQVLETHLGLAAKGLGRKIDEMIREQRKMAELRAFLGEIYNDGAGRNEDLDSFSDEAVMELAKNLRGGVPMATQVFDGANEGEIKNLLTLAGLPDSGQLKLCDGRTGLEFDRPVTVGYMYMLKLNHLVDDKMHARSTGSYSLVTQQPLGGKAQFGGQRFGEMEVWALEAYGAAYTLQEMLTVKSDDVNGRTKMYKNIVDGDQRMEPGMPESFNVLVKEIRSLGINIELDTE
- the rplJ gene encoding 50S ribosomal protein L10: MALRLDDKKAIVADVNETAASALSLVVADARGCTVGQMTELRKLARESQVNVRVVRNTLAKIALKGTDFECAEEAFKGPSLLAFSMEDPGAAARIFKDFAKENAKFEVKALAVSGQLMGADQLDVLAKLPTRDQALSMLMSVMLAPATKLVRTMNEVPGKLVRTLAAVREQKEAA